A genomic segment from Myxococcota bacterium encodes:
- a CDS encoding 3-oxoacyl-[acyl-carrier-protein] synthase III C-terminal domain-containing protein: protein MRIAAVGRALPAHYYDQDELLDALARLWKGRFHNPRRLEQIQRNTLVGGRHLALPVEEYERLRGFGDANAAFVRCAVELGERAVDDALARAGLRPRDVDHVFALSVTGIAAPSIDARLVNRMGMRSDVKRTPIFGLGCVGGAAGIARAADSLRGFPDQTAVVLSTELCSLTLQRGDASMANVIASGLFGDGAAAAVIRGAATGSAGPRIVATQSVFYPDTERVMGWDVTDGGFQVVLSADVPAIAAGLRPDVEKFLAAHDLALGDVGVFVCHPGGPKVLEAIETSLSLPADALARSWAHLAEVGNLSSASVLFVLADALEESPAPGTHGLLLAMGPGFCSELVLLRW from the coding sequence ATGAGGATCGCCGCCGTCGGGCGCGCGCTGCCCGCCCACTACTACGACCAGGACGAGCTGCTCGACGCACTCGCGCGCCTGTGGAAGGGGCGCTTCCACAACCCGCGACGCCTCGAGCAGATCCAGCGGAACACGCTCGTCGGCGGCCGCCACCTCGCGCTCCCGGTCGAGGAGTACGAGCGGCTGCGCGGCTTCGGCGACGCGAACGCCGCGTTCGTCCGCTGCGCGGTCGAGCTCGGCGAGCGCGCCGTCGACGACGCGCTCGCGCGCGCCGGCCTGCGCCCGCGCGACGTCGACCACGTCTTCGCGCTCTCGGTCACGGGCATCGCCGCGCCGTCGATCGACGCGCGGCTCGTGAACCGGATGGGGATGCGCAGCGACGTGAAGCGCACGCCGATCTTCGGGCTCGGCTGCGTCGGCGGCGCCGCCGGCATCGCGCGCGCCGCCGACTCCCTCCGCGGCTTCCCCGACCAGACCGCCGTCGTGCTCTCGACCGAGCTCTGCAGCCTCACGCTCCAGCGCGGCGACGCGTCGATGGCGAACGTGATCGCGAGCGGGCTCTTCGGCGACGGCGCGGCGGCGGCCGTGATCCGCGGAGCAGCGACGGGCTCCGCGGGCCCGCGCATCGTCGCCACGCAGTCCGTCTTCTATCCCGACACCGAGCGCGTGATGGGCTGGGACGTCACCGACGGCGGCTTCCAGGTCGTGCTGTCGGCCGACGTGCCCGCGATCGCGGCCGGGCTCCGCCCCGACGTCGAGAAGTTCCTCGCCGCGCACGACCTCGCGCTCGGGGACGTCGGCGTCTTCGTGTGCCACCCCGGCGGCCCGAAGGTGCTCGAGGCGATCGAGACGTCGCTCTCGCTCCCGGCCGACGCGCTCGCGCGGTCGTGGGCGCACCTCGCGGAGGTCGGCAACCTGTCGAGCGCCTCCGTGCTGTTCGTGCTGGCCGATGCGCTCGAGGAGTCGCCCGCGCCGGGGACGCACGGCCTGCTGCTCGCGATGGGCCCGGGCTTCTGCAGCGAGCTCGTGCTGCTGCGATGGTGA